A single region of the Triticum dicoccoides isolate Atlit2015 ecotype Zavitan chromosome 2B, WEW_v2.0, whole genome shotgun sequence genome encodes:
- the LOC119360489 gene encoding uncharacterized protein LOC119360489 yields the protein MAAPQPPPPPPPPPPPHPNPGGPGTSSPATPARPQQTSARTGPLLLPDFSASSSAAPTFSPLSGVFINQHVPLVLSLNPPNFSQWRTLFEVMFQKYAVTDHLAGPPRPADPVWLQDDAHVVSWLYNRVNAEIFGLIHQRGATAADVWASICSLFLENREHQQVLLSTEFRRIEQGSSSIIAYFARLKECADRLADLGAPVGDRDQVLNMLHGLHPRYRYAVPILTMQTPFPSFLRCRAFLLIEESRQSDERSTETALHVSRTPANSHNGGGDRNSRGGGRNKGKGKASGGGGGQTWHNGGGSSSHTGGVAAPRPPAPAPAPWTGMVHAWPMPWRPHAPGAGILGPRPDAPSPFAGVATHHAGAPPPYPYGPPTVWQPGVVPPHPLYEAPPVGGPSSNTPAWDQSALVHALNAMTLQQQQQTTTPSSTWYLDSGATSHMASSSGSKNEEGDPPM from the exons ATGGCTGCACCTCAACCCCCTCCACCCCCACCCCCTCCACCCCCTCCACATCCCAACCCTGGCGGCCCCGGCACTAGCTCACCGGCGACGCCCGCCCGCCCTCAGCAGACTTCAGCTCGCACCGGTCCTCTCCTCCTCCCGGACTTCAGCGCCTCGTCCTCGGCGGCTCCCACTTTCTCACCTCTCTCCGGCGTTTTCATCAACCAGCATGTGCCCCTGGTTCTCTCCCTCAACCCACCAAACTTCTCCCAGTGGCGCACTCTGTTTGAGGTGATGTTTCAGAAGTACGCCGTCaccgaccaccttgccggaccaccTCGCCCAGCTGATCCCGTCTGGCTCCAAGATGATGCGCACGTCGTCAGTTGGCTGTACAACCGCGTCAACGCGGAAATCTTCGGCCTCATCCATCAGCGcggcgccaccgccgccgacgtcTGGGCGTCCATCTGCTCGCTCTTCCTAGAGAATCGCGAGCACCAGCAGGTGCTTCTCTCCACGGAGTTTCGCCGGATCGAGCAGGGCTCTTCCTCGATCATCGCCTACTTCGCCCGGCTCAAGGAGTGTGCCGATCGCCTTGCCGACCTCGGCGCACCGGTCGGCGACCGCGATCAGGTTCTGAACATGCTCCATGGTCTTCATCCacgctatcgctatgctgtgcccaTCCTCACCATGCAGACTCCATTTCCCTCGTTCCTCCGTTGTCGCGCTTTTCTCTTGATCGAGGAGAGCCGGCAATCCGACGAGCGCTCCACTGAAACAGCACTCCACGTCAGCCGCACGCCTGCCAACTCCCACAACGGCGGCGGCGACCGCAACTCCCGTGGGGGCGGGCGcaacaagggcaagggcaaggcttctggtggtggtggcggaCAGACCTGGCACAACGGCGGGGGGAGCTCGTCGCACACCGGCGGGGTGGCCGCGCCCCGTCCACCCGCTCCTGCGCCGGCCCCGTGGACGGGCATGGTGCATGCATGGCCTATGCCGTGGCGCCCACATGCCCCCGGCGCCGGCATCCTCGGCCCACGCCCCGACGCGCCATCACCATTCGCCGGGGTGGCCACTCACCACGCTGGCGCACCTCCCCCGTACCCCTACGGGCCGCCCACCGTCTGGCAGCCCGGCGTCGTGCCGCCCCATCCTCTCTACGAGGCACCTCCCGTTGGCGGCCCCAGCTCCAACACGCCGGCATGGGACCAGAGCGCGCTTGTGCACGCTCTCAATGCCATGaccctgcagcagcagcagcaaaccACGACGCCGAGCTCCACCTGGTATCTCGACAGTGGTGCCACCTCGCACATGGCGTCCTCTTCCG GATCGAAGAACGAGGAGGGTGATCCTCCGATGTAA